The Coregonus clupeaformis isolate EN_2021a unplaced genomic scaffold, ASM2061545v1 scaf0096, whole genome shotgun sequence genome segment AATACATGTGTCATTAAAGTCTTACCTCATGCCCCCAAATAGTACTGCAACAATTACGATAACCAACTTTACTTCCTTAAGTTCATTTCCTGATGCTCTACCTACACTCTGAGGAAATATGTTTTCTAGATATGAGTCAAACCCACTGTGGTTTCCAATGTAGCTTTGTGTAAACAAATGTCAATAGGATGTGGATATCAGAAATACTTAATGTGTATGTTTAAATAATTGACCTTGCAAAGGCCTAAACAATATAAAAGTGGTTGTGTTGTTCTACTTTAAAAGTACCAGAGATGGGTGAAAGATAGAGAGGGGTgaaagatagagaggggggagagaaagacagagaggggtgAGACAAAGGTAGAGAATTTATATGAGAGATTTTTTCTGCGTTCCTGATCATGCGTCAGTTACACACATACTCACCCTCACTACCCCACACCCCCCACCCCGTGGCAGCCACTCTCTAGCAGTATACCATGTACCTAGCTAGCTCTACCTTGTGTGCAATGGAAGCCTCATGACTCTCTGagcttttcagcatgacaaaacCTCTTCAGCAATCACAGGTTAGAGATGATTGTGTTTACAGTCCAACGCTGTATGCCCTgggtcatatctctctctctcatctcccttactgagagagagagagagagaaaatagagagagagactccccagctagcacatttggttccttgaaagttgtgggaacgtacatttttggttacccattggttctgggaatgaagccataagtttcctgaccggtaaaactgaatgttttttaaacaatctgagaacggaagtgaaaaCTTCATCTGTTCTGGGAATGTTAATTTTTAGGGtacagggaggttctgagaacgtttcaTTATGTAACCCTGaatgttttcctgggaggttttattaacgttaTGAGAACAAAAATTATAGgctatttgaaggtaattaaataacgttcGTTGAAAATGTttcaataacactgctagcttagttttggttaactgttttgaacacagataggacacatggaaattcatttgtTAAGGCTTTTTTTGAATGTGTTTTTtattgttgtggcacggcatcggtgagattcaaacctatgatcttctgttttCTAGTCATgaaattagtccactgcgccaccaggatatACAAACAGGCCCAATttaaaaggaaacaagcactcattaagattaGGTGtcgatagagagagttttgttgatgctgagaacggaatgtaaaaaaaagaaaaaatgtaACGTTCTTGCCCACAAATttttttcttgtggtttttatggaaagttttcttaatgttctgagaacatgactttaaatagaaccatgagaaaACCTGTAGAAAACaatatgctgaagtactgaaattcccacctaagAAACATACGGTTCTCAAAACGTAATGTGCCagctgggtatcctgcaccattcccagaatgttgtgggaaggttgtatgcaaaataaccataggacacccacgctctcaccaagctctaagaaacatatggttctcagaacgttatgtgctagcagGGTCTCAAGTAATTAGCCAACAGTCACTTTCAGTTTACACATTTACACAAAACTTCCTCAAATTTCTTTTTTTGTAACAGGAAATGTACACATAATACTTTTGACACCACTCTTGTTATAACTGCTTTTAATATATGTGCCGGTGCCATGGTCACTACTAGTGTTTTCCTTGGACCTGTAGCCTTCTGTTTTGGCACCTCTTTTCACCACACAGTGAGTATCCTCCGTGGATTagagtttttattattattattattattattattttgttattgCTGTTGTTTTATTTTGTTGTTGCTGAACCAACATTATTTCCCGATGCTTTACAGTCTATGCTATGCTTGTTGGTCAGTGGTAATGTTGTATTTGGTTGACACAATTATGATGGGTGCGCCATCTGACACCAGGCATCTTTAACACAAAATGTAAACGATATTAGGAATCTGGTGCGTCATTTGTTAGAGTTAACTTTAAAATCTCTCTGTTGGACCAGATGAGACCATTAATGTGGATTGAGATGATGCTCATTTTGTCTCAGGCCTCTGGCGCTAGTGGTAAGTGATTCATTTTTATGTCAATACGCACTCAGTGTTTCCTTATGCTATGTCTAAACCACACGAATTGAATAATCCTAATACTTTTGTTGTTAATTCAAACACAGGTGTGGATTGGAAAGTTAATTACCCAAAGGTTGTTCCTACCAATATGGAAGATGATGTGACCATACCATGCAATGTTACCTATCCCACGTCCCCATCTAAAAAGCCTATCCAGGCCTACTGGAAACGCCTGGGACCAACTAAACTAAACATCACTGATAATGACAAGAATGAATTCCTCTATCACCCCAACAACACATTCGTCATCAAGAGTTTTCAGACCAGGACCATGCTGATAGGAAATGTCAGTAAGGGAAACTGCTCCCTGGAGATCAAGAGAATTCAAAATGGCGACACGGGGCCCTTCTACTTCAGAATTGCCACTGGAGCCAACAACTTCAGTTTTATTAAAGAACTTGTCTACATTAACATATCTGGTAAGCAGTAGAGGATGCAATATAAAGTGGCTTTGTTCAGTGCAGTGTCATTCATTTGATTTGGAGGAAACTAATCCCTACTGTATTTTTCCATTCAGGAACCTCCGGGACTATTCCAACCATACCAAAGGACAAGTCAAACACAGGTGAAATATTCAGCTTAGAATTTTCATGTACACACAGAATTTAAACTGTTGCTCTGAATCAGATATTACTTTAGAAAGGACCAGTGAACCTGACACAGTTGATAACAGCAATAACAATGCCTTTGTCAAAGGTGAAAGATGGGCTGATGTTGTTTTGTCTTCTTCTCAGTTGATTTCACGACTACTGTCCCACTAACCTCCACAGAACGTAAGTAGACTCtcagggccagtttcccagaaccagattaagcctagtcttggactaaaaagcatgctatatcttcagaaagtattcataccccttgccttattccacatgttgttgtgttacagcctgaattcaaaatggatgaaatatttTGTTTTCTCTCACCTACCTACACCACAGGAGgtcggtggcaccttaattgggaaggacaggcttgtggtaatgactggagaggaattagtggaatggtatcaaatacatcaaacacatggtttccatgtgtttgataccattccatttactccgttccagccattataatgagccgtcctcccctcagcagcctccactgatctacacacaataccccatactgagaAAGAGAAaacgtgtttttagaaatgtttgcaaatttattgaaaatgaaatacagaaatatcttatttacataagtattcacacccctgaatcaatacatCAATACGTTAGAAtcagctttggcagcgattaactAGGCAacacaggaacattcaatgtcgtcttggtaagcaactccagtgtatattttgccttgtattttaggttattgtcctgctgaaaggtgaatttgtcttccagtgtctgttggaaagcagactgaaccaggttttcctctaggatcttGCCTGCGCTTatctccattctgtttctttttataaaaaaaaaaaaatccctagtccttgccaatgacaagcatacccataacatgatgcagccaccaccatgcttgaaagtatgaagagtggtactcagcgatgtgttgtgttagatttgccccaaacataatattttgtattcaggacatacatgtcatttattttttatttttttgcaaacaggatgcatgctttggaatatttttattctgtacatgcttccttcttttcactgtcatttaggttaattttgtggagtaactacagtgagggaaaaagtatttgatcccctgctgattttgtacgtttgcccactgacaaagacatgattagtctataattttaatagtaggtttatttgaacagtgagagacagaataacaacaaaaaaatccagaaaaacgcatgtcaaaaatgttataaattgatttgcattttaatgagggaaataagtatttgacccctctgcaaaacatgacttagtggaaagtaaaaacccttgttggcaatcacagaggtcagacgtttcttgtagttggccactaggtttgcacacatctcaggaaggattttgtcccactcctctttgcagatcttctccaagtcattaaggtttcgagcctgacgtttggcaactcgaaccttcagctccctccacagattttctatgggattaaggtctgtaaactggctaggccactccaggaccttaatgtgcttcttcttgagccactcctttgttgccttggccgtgtgctttgggtcattgtcatgctggaatacccatccacgacccattttcaatgccctggctgagggaaggaggttctcacccaagatttaacggtacatggccccgtccatcgtgcctttgatgcggtgaagttgtcctgtcccccttagcagaaaaacacccccaaagcataatgtttccacctccatgtttgacggtgaggatggtgttcttggggtcataggcagcattcctcctcctccaaacacggcgagttgagttgatgccaaagagctcaattttggtctcatctgaccacaacactttaacccagttctcctctgaatcattcagatgttcattggcaaacttcagacaggcatgtatatgtgctttcttgagcagggggaccttgtgggcgctgcaggatttcagtccttcacggcgtagtgtgttaccaattgttttcttggtgactatggtcccagctgccttgagattattgacaagatcctcccgtgtagttctgggctgattcctcaccgttctcatgatcattgcaactccacgaggtgagatcttgcatggagccccaggccgagggagattgacagttattttgtgtttcttccatttgcgaataatcgcaccaactgttgtcaccttctcaccaagctgcttggcgatggtcttgtagcccattccagccttgtgtaggtctacaatcttgtccctgaaatccttggagagctctttggacttggccatggtggagagtttggaatctgattgattgattgcttctgtggacaggtgtcttttatacaggtaacaaactgagattaggagcactccctttaagagtgtgctcctaatctcagctcgttacctgtataaaagacacctgggagccagaaatctttctgattgagagggggtcaaatacttatttccctcattaaaatggaaatcaatttataacatttttgacttgcgtttttctggatttttgtg includes the following:
- the LOC121586121 gene encoding myelin-associated glycoprotein-like, with the translated sequence MVTTSVFLGPVAFCFGTSFHHTMRPLMWIEMMLILSQASGASGVDWKVNYPKVVPTNMEDDVTIPCNVTYPTSPSKKPIQAYWKRLGPTKLNITDNDKNEFLYHPNNTFVIKSFQTRTMLIGNVSKGNCSLEIKRIQNGDTGPFYFRIATGANNFSFIKELVYINISGTSGTIPTIPKDKSNTVDFTTTVPLTSTELRKEGLSMTISIAIAVPVVAVLLVSVLGSVWFFQVQEKVQVCRH